The following are encoded together in the Corticium candelabrum chromosome 1, ooCorCand1.1, whole genome shotgun sequence genome:
- the LOC134181142 gene encoding tudor domain-containing protein 1-like, with translation MSKPGAQRFPAFQWPGKDAHQRASADIARKTASDDANLGAETSGWPKTKNRVKASKKVRTKLEEMARDVDDNEGCGRGESLAAGREEESELKTWDPMKEAFESPVFNSYEDKSALDMSQDPRTLDWVQKRKGFSQDNDGVGQLANYPTRDVYQLYLKDLPLEMSHEGVKKLFSKSGKVTACKLLPIQPSYRGRAGFVSFLTAHEADRGIRDFDGFPFPNGCKLSVSLSRNSSESPQQFRRTVAAHSGNEEKASRGTFHAPLGNAVAASRQMSSKANVCIPESDPALDKRNRKQVTTPTIVEEPTQTESDDEGLVVDFPDTDDLAYALGLTSQTDKRSSTVESHGREIRIGDTGQLRVTSVINACNLQGSLHVEGVTVSQNNFCLDGLTAAKETDNNHGGVMLLERLTVGKNLTATVTGKSTGAFLVKIEDVQTRKSVNEIVAGSRFVYRPDVQPIEPEPERRVAQSLSLSSPPPHLLPTPNTNRYYHRQMEVVKLPQGRLFHGVISFIVNPTMYIVVAEGDNDSRMRELSTQLTQYCLRVAQPMTRMPDVGEMVCACFSEDKCWYRATVLRHIDGKSSLVSFFDYGNRSIVQLNDIREILPEFLQLPAQALQCLLTEYKGTGIGGQFTDNAVGFLKSLRSLMVEYVPGSIKSNIHFIKLFDFTNPQNPVDVGHKMVQFRLAVPYRQALTQEVHGNPIGFGRGLPAVSVMNQQTPGVQTVVKTSELLMTRSPRPGMLLNSVSTHSLTYPTIPGDKFDIIITHIASPGLFWAQLADRALIESLCSLMDRMAVVCNASSRVAGFFPPIGSLCCARYSGDGSWYRASVNSVSHESVNVKFVDFGNDEITNVSEVRPIEEEYLQLPLQALKFGLHGSGGLQPVQRTTDQFRELCLNKKLHVTVREQLQGCLLVDLNDMSHEPPLNVISELHKRGKAAGHSMGTRTPPERQLSAPVSNPVSPTSSTMPSMSNRGSSPSTSVSHVSRKRQSVMADDLEQVHPPNTETFDIIVTTFESPECFYGQVANPVAMKRFADAFSSELNEHYSKRGSRIDSPVKGELCCAYFSDDESFYRAEILSFVSSAEVMVRYIDYGNTADVKLSNVYVLDAQFVSLPKQAMAFKLSGVEAPLREWSQRTIKICQEKTINQKKTCRHSYSVSGKFEVELFDSPSCDPPSMNQWLVNQKMATSNNPKNRKQADQRSVSVASVPRPATSVSSELSAGQVSRPTECQTLPSEQFVAVVTVVNSLDSFYIQVADPPLVRELADLLQSMNDHYSGVRQRPFIPVAGKMYAGKFSEDGRWYRAYVSSVEYEKRTATVAYPDFGNEETVPFTSLAVLADAFNEFPLQAVHCCLTGVESLGTEATSLMKREVIDKQVLVKRSLQDVENGRYSVDIIDLNSKRSVSSLLVHEGLAKSTDESACKPQQKVENYYLSEVGHALIPADGYFTLLITNVENPGCFWGQVAAKDTAEQLQQLTVDLTEYCHDILKEDIAFSPTKDELCCALFSSDDMWYRAAVENVDDDGTLTVRFVDFGNAERVAPNEVVPIPRTFLTLPLIAIQCQLAGIKPKSSIVWPADATHGFKLLVEDRKLVAKQINVYGSVFSVELYDTSTDVDVLINKELVAADLADLLTLSPVTKH, from the exons ATGTCGAAACCGGGCGCACAGCGTTTTCCCGCGTTCCAGTGGCCTGGCAAGGACGCACACCAGCGCGCTAGCGCTGATATCGCGCGCAAGACGGCGTCGGACGATGCGAACCTGGGAGCAGAGACGAGCGGCTGGCCGAAGACGAAGAATCGCGTGAAAGCGTCGAAGAAAGTGAGAACGAAGCTGGAAGAGATGGCCAGAGACGTCGATGATAATGAGGGTTGCGGTAGGGGTGAGAG TTTAGCTGCTGGAAGGGAAGAAGAGAGTGAATTGAAGACATGGGATCCAATGAAAGAGGCATTTGAATCGCCCGTATTCAATTCGTATGAGGACAAGTCGGCTCTCGACATGTCACAGGATCCGAG GACGCTGGATTGGGTTCAGAAAAGGAAGGGATTTTCTCAGGACAACGATGGAGTTGGCCAATTGGCAAACTATCCAACACGTGACGTCTATCAACTGTATCTCAAGGACTTGCCATTGGAAATGAGTCAT gaAGGAGTGAAGAAGCTGTTCTCCAAGTCTGGTAAAGTGACTGCTTGCAAGCTTCTTCCTATACAACCCAGTTACCGTGGACGTGCGGG GTTTGTCAGTTTTTTGACTGCACATGAGGCTGATCGTGGCATTCGAGACTTTGATGGATTTCCCTTTCCAAACGGATGCAAACTCAGTGTCTCGTTGTCGAGAAATTCATCGGAGTCTCCGCAACAGTTTAGGAGGACAGTTGCTGCGCACTCGGGAAATGAAGAGAAAG CAAGCAGAGGTACTTTCCATGCTCCATTAGGGAATGCAGTTGCAGCAAGTAGGCAGATGTCATCAAAGGCGAACGTTTGCATTCCTGAATCTGATCCGGCTCTAGACAAAAGAAATAGGAAGCAAGTGACAACTCCAACGATTGTAGAAGAGCCAACACAAACCGAGTCTGACGACGAAGGTCTTGTAGTCGATTTTCCAGACACGGACGATCTGGCATATGCCCTAGGATTGACGAGTCAAACCGATAAGAGATCGAGTACAGTTGAATCTCATGGCAGAGAGATCCGTATTGGAGATACCGGTCAACTAAGAGTGACGTCTGTGATCAATGCTTGTAACTTGCAAGGCAGTTTACACGTCGAAGGCGTAACTGTTTCTCAGAATAACTTCTGTCTGGATGGTCTCACAGCAGCAAAGGAAACGGACAATAATCATGGAGGAGTGATGCTACTTGAGAGACTGACAGTCGGCAAGAACCTGACTGCAACGGTCACGGGAAAGTCAACTGGTGCATTCCTTGTCAAGATAGAAGACGTGCAGACAAGGAAGAGTGTCAACGAGATCGTTGCAGGCAGCCGATTCGTGTACAGACCAGACGTGCAGCCGATTGAACCGGAACCGGAGAGAAGAGTAGCTCAGTCTTTGTCTCTCAGCAGCCCTCCACCCCACTTGCTTCCAACTCCGAATACCAACAGGTATTatcacagacagatggaagtTGTCAAACTGCCTCAAGGACGACTATTTCATGGTGTCATATCGTTCATTGTTAATCCAACAATGTACATTGTTGTGGCTGAAGGAGACAACGACTCTCGAATGCGTGAGCTGTCCACTCAGCTCACACAGTATTGCTTGCGTGTTGCTCAACCGATGACGAGGATGCCTGACGTGGGTGAGATGGTGTGCGCCTGTTTTTCCGAAGACAAGTGTTGGTACCGAGCAACAGTACTACGTCACATTGATGGCAAATCGTCGCTTGTGTCTTTCTTTGATTATGGTAATAGATCGATAGTTCAGTTGAACGATATTCGAGAGATATTGCCAGAATTCCTTCAACTTCCGGCTCAGGCATTGCAGTGTCTTTTGACGGAGTACAAAGGCACAGGGATTGGTGGACAGTTTACTGATAATGCCGTCGGCTTCTTGAAGAGCTTGAGGAGTTTGATGGTTGAATATGTTCCCGGCTCTATAAAGTCGAACATTCACTTCATCAAGCTGTTCGACTTCACTAATCCTCAGAATCCAGTCGACGTTGGTCACAAGATGGTTCAATTTAGATTAGCGGTGCCTTATCGTCAAGCCTTAACACAAGAGGTACATGGAAATCCGATTGGTTTCGGGCGAGGGTTACCAGCAGTAAGTGTGATGAACCAACAGACACCGGGTGTGCAGACTGTGGTAAAGACTTCTGAGCTGTTAATGACACGTTCACCAAGACCAGGAATGTTGCTAAATTCGGTGAGCACACATTCTCTGACATACCCAACCATTCCTGGAGACAAGTTTGACATTATTATCACTCATATTGCAAGTCCGGGCTTATTCTGGGCTCAGCTGGCTGATCGTGCATTGATCGAATCACTCTGCAGTCTCATGGACAGGATGGCAGTGGTTTGTAATGCATCGTCACGGGTTGCTGGATTTTTTCCTCCGATTGGAAGTCTGTGTTGTGCGCGATACAGCGGTGATGGTAGTTGGTATCGAGCTTCGGTGAATTCTGTGAGCCATGAAAGTGTGAATGTCAAATTCGTTGATTTTGGAAATGATGAAATCACTAATGTCAGTGAAGTACGGCCAATAGAGGAAGAGTACCTGCAGCTGCCATTGCAGGCTCTCAAGTTTGGGTTACACGGCAGTGGAGGGTTACAGCCGGTTCAACGCACGACTGATCAATTTCGAGAGCTGTGTCTTAACAAGAAATTGCACGTTACTGTTAGAGAACAACTACAGGGATGTCTCTTAGTGGATTTGAATGATATGTCACATGAACCTCCACTGAATGTGATATCGGAGTTGCATAAACGTGGGAAGGCAGCTGGACATTCAATGGGTACAAGGACACCACCGGAACGTCAGTTGTCGGCTCCTGTGTCTAACCCCGTCTCTCCGACCTCAAGCACCATGCCTTCTATGTCTAACAGGGGATCGTCACCGTCTACATCGGTATCTCACGTATCGAGGAAGCGTCAGTCTGTGATGGCTGATGATCTAGAACAAGTTCATCCACCTAATACTGAAACGTTTGACATCATTGTGACCACGTTCGAGAGCCCAGAGTGTTTCTACGGGCAGGTTGCCAATCCTGTTGCGATGAAAAGGTTTGCAGATGCATTTTCTTCTGAGTTGAATGAACATTATTCCAAGCGTGGATCAAGAATTGACTCACCCGTCAAAGGCGAACTGTGTTGTGCATATTTCTCTGATGATGAATCCTTCTACAGAGCTGAAATATTGTCGTTCGTTTCTTCAGCAGAAGTCATGGTGAGATATATTGATTATGGAAATACTGCAGACGTGAAACTGTCAAATGTGTACGTGTTGGATGCACAATTTGTCTCTTTACCGAAACAAGCTATGGCTTTCAAGCTATCGGGTGTAGAGGCTCCATTGCGTGAATGGAGTCAAAGGACGATCAAAATATGCCAAGAGAAAACAATAAATCAGAAGAAAACTTGTCGACATTCGTATTCTGTTTCGGGAAAGTTTGAAGTGGAACTGTTTGACAGTCCCTCGTGTGATCCACCGAGCATGAATCAGTGGCTGGTAAATCAAAAGATGGCCACGTCCAATAATCccaaaaatagaaaacaagCAGATCAGCGAAGCGTGTCTGTGGCATCTGTTCCACGTCCTGCAACAAGTGTGTCTTCAGAATTGTCAGCAGGTCAAGTCAGTCGGCCTACGGAGTGTCAGACTCTGCCATCTGAGCAGTTTGTTGCTGTGGTGACTGTGGTAAACAGTCTTGACTCTTTCTACATTCAAGTCGCTGATCCTCCCCTTGTGCGTGAGTTAGCTGATCTCTTGCAGTCAATGAATGATCACTACAGTGGCGTCAGGCAGCGACCCTTTATTCCTGTTGCTGGAAAGATGTATGCTGGGAAATTTTCGGAAGATGGACGATGGTATAGAGCTTACGTCTCATCAGTCGAGTATGAGAAGAGGACGGCAACTGTTGCCTACCCTGACTTTGGAAATGAAGAAACTGTTCCCTTTACTTCACTTGCTGTGTTAGCTGATGCATTCAACGAGTTTCCACTGCAAGCAGTTCATTGTTGCTTGACTGGAGTTGAGTCACTTGGAACAGAAGCAACTTCGTTAATGAAACGGGAAGTAATAGACAAGCAAGTTCTTGTCAAGCGCAGTCTTCAAGATGTGGAGAATGGCCGATATTCTGTTGATATAATTGACCTTAATTCCAAACGCTCGGTGAGCTCTCTGCTGGTTCATGAAGGGTTGGCCAAAAGTACAGACGAATCAGCTTGTAAGCCACAGCAGAAGGTGGAAAACTACTACTTGTCTGAAGTCGGCCATGCCCTCATCCCAGCTGACGGTTACTTCACACTGCTGATCACTAACGTCGAGAACCCTGGCTGTTTCTGGGGACAAGTGGCTGCTAAAGACACCGCAGAGCAGTTGCAGCAGCTAACTGTGGATCTGACCGAGTATTGCCACGATATATTGAAAGAAGACATAGCATTCAGTCCTACAAAAGACGAATTATGCTGTGCTCTTTTCTCATCAGATGACATGTGGTATCGAGCTGCTGTGGAGAATGTTGACGATGATGGCACACTGACTGTTCGTTTTGTAGACTTCGGCAATGCAGAACGAGTCGCTCCCAATGAAGTCGTGCCCATACCACGAACATTCCTCACTTTACCCCTCATTGCCATTCAATGTCAGTTAGCTGGTATTAAACCAAAGTCTTCCATCGTATGGCCAGCAGACGCGACTCATGGATTCAAGTTGCTCGTTGAAGATAGAAAACTGGTAGCCAAGCAAATCAACGTCTATGGCTCCGTCTTTTCTGTGGAGCTGTATGACACTAGTACTGATGTGGACGTGTTGATTAACAAGGAACTAGTAGCTGCTGATCTTGCAGATCTACTCACTTTGTCACCTGTGACAAAGCattga